In the genome of Chromatiales bacterium 21-64-14, the window CCGCAAGCGGCGTCTCCATGGCCTGCGAGCGGTCGTTGCAGCGCGCGACGCGACCTTGCCCATGATTCCACGCATAGCGCATTGTAGCCACTCCTGGAGCACCCGGGAACTGCGGCTGCAGCTCAGTCGACGCTGGGGTTGGGACAAGTTCCTGCGCTTGGGGTCGCGGTGGATCAGTCGAACCCGCACCGCAACGCAACGATCCGGTCGGCGTCGGAACGCCAGGACCGCGGCCGGTGGAATTCGTGGGGTCCGGCCGGTTGACCGGGCCCGGTGCCGCGCGGCGATGCCCCCATTTTCCAGGGCGGACGTGCGAGAACGCGACCTGGCCCCACGGGTGGTTGCGCAAACCGGTATGATTTGTCACGCAGCCTTGCCCCTCCCTACAATGTCGCGCCGGATAGCGAGACCGATATGCTCATTACACTGCGTGACGTGCACGTCCAGTTTACCCAGGATCCGGTTCTGGACCGGGTCAGCCTCACCATCGAGGAGGGGGAACGGGTCTGCCTGGTCGGGCGCAACGGCGCCGGGAAGTCTACCCTGATGCGGGTGCTCGCCGGCGGGATTCAGCCGGACCAGGGGGAGATCGACCGCCGCGCTACCCTGCGCGTCGCCCAACTGGAGCAGGATATCCCGCCGGATCTCGTCGGGTCGGTCTACGATGTGGTCATCCGCGGCTTGGGGGATAGCGGCCGTCTGCTCCTGGACCACGACCACGCCGCCCATGCCGGCGCCGATCCTACGCGTCTGGCCGAACTCCAACACGCCTTGGAGGCCGCGGGGGCCTGGGGCGCGAAGGTCCGCGTGGATACGGTTCTCTCGCGTATGCAGCTCGATCCGGAGGCCGAGTTCGCGCAGCTCTCCGGTGGTCTCAAGCGCCGTGTGCTGCTCGCCCAGGCGGTGGTCAGCGAACCCGACCTGCTGCTCCTCGACGAGCCCACCAATCACCTGGATATCGAAGGGGTGACGTGGCTGGAAAATCTGCTGCTCCAGTCCGCGGCGGCGCTGGTATTCATCAGTCATGACCGGGCGTTCTTGGATCGAATCGCCACCCGTATTGTGGAGGTGGACCGCGGCCGGCTCTACAGCTGGCCCGGACGCTACGCGGAGTACCGCCGGCGCAAACAGGCCGCCCTTGAGGTGGAACGCAACGCGAACCGGGAATTCGACAAGCGCCTCGCTGAAGAAGAGGACTGGATTCGCCAAGGCGTCAAGGCGCGGACCACGCGGAACATGGGCCGCGTGCGCGCCTTGGAACAGATGCGGGAGCAGGCGGACGAGCGGCGCAACTACCAGGGCCGCGCGCAGCTCAAGGCCCATTTCGGCGCAGCGAGCAGCCGGCGCGTGGTCGAGGCGCACCGCGTCACCGCGAGCATCGCCGGACAGACGGTGCTGCGGGATTTCAGCCTGCGGATCCCGCGTGGACAGGTGCTGGGCGTGATGGGGCCGAACGGTTGCGGCAAGACCACCTTGTTGCGGGTGCTGCTGGGCGACCACGCGCCGGATAGCGGGAGTATCCGCTATGGCGAGAACCTGCAGATCGCCTACTTTGACCAAAATCGCCGCCAGTTGAACCTGGAACAGGACGCCGCCTGGAACGTGGCGGAAGGCGCTGACCGCATCGATTTTGAAGGTCACAACCTGCACGTGCTCGGGTATCTGCGCGCCTTTCTGTTTACCGCCGACCGGGCGCGGACCGCGGTCCGGCTGCTCTCGGGTGGAGAGCGCAACCGCCTGTTGTTGGCGCGGCTATTCGCCCATCCGTCGAACGTGCTGATCCTGGATGAGCCGACCAACGACCTGGATATGGAGACCCTGGAGTTGCTGGAGGACCTGGTGCATGGGTATCCGGGGACCGTCATCCTCGTGTCCCATGACCGGGCCTTCGTGAACGGCGTTGTGGACGGGCTCCTGGTGCATGAGGGGGCGGCGGGATTCCGCTACTACGTGGGCAACTACGATGACTGGCGCCGGCAGCGCCAGGACGGCCCTCAGGGGCTCGCGCCGCAGCCTTCCGCCCCGCGGAGCGTCGCGCCCAAACCCGCCCACCGGCCACTGGCCCGGAAACTCAGCTACCGCGACCAGCGCGAACTGGACGGGTTGCCCCAGGAACTCGAGGAACTGGAGGCGCAGATCGAGGGCCGCTACGAGGCCATGAACCAGTCGACCTTCCACCGGCAGGCCCTGGAGGACATCAAGGTTGCTCAGGAAGACTTGGCGGGACTCAAGCAGAGGCTGGAGGAACGCTATGCCCGCTGGGAAGCGCTCGAAGCGCTCCGGGATGAATTGCAGCGGGGCGGCGGGGACTGAATCCGCTGCATAGGATGCCCGGTCCGGTCCACCGCGTAGCGCTGCGGGGCGAAGATCGGGCGTCGTGTCGGTGCGCTGGAATTCCCGCGTGTTGCCCCACCACTGGTAGGGCCCCACGGAAGTCTGGTGAGCGCGCCCCTGACACCGGCGGCTTATCCGGGCGCGTCGGGCCTCCGCGTGGCGTTCGTGTTACGCGCGAGCGCTGCCCACGGGGGGCTACGGAGCGGCGTTGCGCAACTTCTGGAGATAGGCGCTGGAGGCCTGGGTGCTGGCCAGAGAGGCGGCGACATCGATCAAGTGTGCGCTGGCCTCGGCCACGCGCCCCCGCTCGAGTCGCAGATCATAGGTCAATACCGAGGCGCAGCGCGCGGGATCGCGGGCGGTCCGCTTCAGGTCCCCGTCCAGCGGTTGCCACGGACTCTTGAATCCGCGCAGGAGCTGGTAGACCCGGGTGTCCAGACAGTCCATGCCCTGGGCGGGGATCAGCCAGCGGTAGGCGGCGGCATCGGCACCCTCGGATTGCCAAGCGGGGCGGCCGTATTTGCTGATCAGCGACGACCGGAATTCCGCCAGCGTAGGGGCCCGGCGGGACTGATACTGGATGTCGCTGAAGACGCTCATCGCCTCGTTACTGGTGGGTGGCGTTGCGAATGCAATGCCCAGATCGTCCGTGATCTCCGTGGCGGTGGCGTTGGGCAGCAGGGCGATGAGGGTGTCCACGTAGGGGTGTGGGTCGCCAGGGAATTGCGCGTGGCCGGCACGGATTCGCAGCGCCCTGTGGAGGGTCTGGATGGCCCGGATGGCCTGCGTCGGAGACATACCCAGCTGGATACCCGCCAGATCCACCGGGCCGGCCGCCCGGGCCGCTGGGGCGAAGGCGACGATCAGAAAAACTGCGGCCAAGCTGCGCATGATACGCCCCTGTTTGTTCCACCGGCGGTTCCGGTACGGCTACTCCTTCGGTGTATCGTTGGGTCTACCGGATAGCTCAAGTCAACGCCGGATCGGCGTTGCTGTCAATGGTGGGGCGTGTAACGGGTCCCGCGGCCGCTGCCGCGCGATCGGCGATGCGGCAAGTCAGCACGGCGCGCGCGATACCGGCGTGTTCGCGTAATGCCCCTTAGGTACCGCCGAATACCGCCGCCTGCGGTGCCCGTGGGTGCCGTGTGTCCCAGCGGCGCGCCGGGGATGGGGGTATACTGTGCCGTCAGGGCTTGCACGTTGGGAATCCGGTACACGGCCCGCGCCCTACGCCCCACCAAGGGGCTCGCCCGTTCGCTCTTGGCGTGCCGCTTTCCCCTGATTCATCGTGACGACGCTGGGAATGTGTGCTGGTCGCGCCGCCGCGCGCCGGCCGGGAGGAGGATGGTCCATGGACACGGCCGTGTCGCATCCGACGGACTCGGGCATGGAATACCGTTGGTGGTATGGGCGCCGGAGTCTGGCGGCCCTGCTGATCCTCCTCATGGGGGTCTTCAACAATGCAAACGCCGGCGCCGAGACCGCGCAGCTGGCGCTGTACGGCCAGGCGCGGGCACGTCTCGCGGCCGGGGACTTGGCGGGGTTCCAGCAGTTGGAGACCAAGCTGCGATCATTTCCCCTCTATCCCTACCTGCAGTATGCCGCCATCCAGCGGGATTTCACGACGGTACCGGACCAGACCGTGGAGCAGTTCCTGTCCCGGTATCCGCAACTTCCGATTACGCCGCTGCTGCGCACGGCGTGGTTGCGCCAACTCGGCCGCCGGCAGGATTGGAGCACGCTGCTGGCCGATTACCGCGGCGAACAAGACGTGGTGGTCCGCTGTTTTCTGGCCCAGGCCCAAGCCGCTACGGGACACAAGGATGAGGCCCTGGCCCAGGCCAAGAGTTTGTGGCGGGTCGGTTATGCCCAGCCAGCCAGTTGCGACGCGACCTTCGAACTGCTCGCGAATAACGGGGCACTCACGCCGGATCTGGTCCGGCAACGGTTGCTGCTCATGCTGGGCGCGGGCCACGTGCGGCTCGCGGACTATCTGATCGCTCAGCTCCCGGGCCCGGAACAGCCGGTCGCCAGCGCCTGGGTCACGGTCTACCGTGACCCAGGGCGCAGCCTGACTTTCCCGCCCGCCGCGCTGGGGGAGCCGGCTCAGGCCCAGCAGGCCCTGGAGGCGGCGTTCACGCATGCCGCCACCCAGGACCCAGCGGCGGCCCATGTCCTATGGGGAAAAGTGGCGGCCCGCTACGGCGTCGATGCCGAGGTCCGCGCCCGGGTCGACGGTAGCATCGCCCTGTACGCGGCCTACGATGAGCTGCCACAGGCGGAACGCTGGCTGGCCCGGTTGCCGCCCGCCTCCACCAACGACATCGTGCGCGCGTGGCGGGTGCGCAATGCCCTGCGGGCCGGCGACTGGCGCACGGTGGTAAAGGCCATCGCCGTCATGCCTCAAGCGCAACGGGATCAGGATGCATGGTGCTACTGGGATGCCCGGGCGCTGGACGCGTTGGGCAACGGCAAGCAGGCTCGGGCGCGCTTCCGCCAGTGCGCCCGCCGGTTCAGCTATTACGGTTTTCTGGCCGCCGACGCCATCGGCGCGCCCTATTACTGGGGTGATGCCATTCCATCCCCTGATCCAGCCCGGCAAGCCAAGGTTCGGAACGAACCCGGCGCGGTACGGGCGCTGTTGCTGCATCGGGCGGATCAGCCGGCAGACGCGCAACGCGAGTGGCGCGCGCTGGTCCGGGGGGGGCTGGATGACCGAGCACAACTCGCTGCGGCGCGGGTCGCCGCAGCGGCGCACTGGCCTTGGGCCGCCATGTACGCTGCGGCGAGCGCCGGGGTGCGCAACGCTTCCGGGCTCATATTTCCGCTCGGGTATCTGCAGGAAGTCAGGACGAGCTCAGCGCGTAGTGGTATCCCGGCGCCCTGGCTGCTCGCCATGATCCGTCGCGAGAGCGCCTTCAAACCGGGAGTGTGTTCCCACGCCGGCGCCTGCGGGTTGATGCAACTCATCCCCGGGACCGCCCAGTCGCTCTACCGCCGCATCGAGGGGCAGGATGCGGCGCCGTTGGAGACCCTCAGCGAGCCGGGTCAGAACATTGCCCTGGGAAGCCGCTATCTGGGCGAACTCAAGGACCGTTTCGGCAGCTTGGTGATCGCGGGTGCCGCTTACAACGCCGGTCCGGCGCGCGTGGCTACCTGGGTGGTCGGTGGTCCCGCGCCCGGTAGCGCGCGCTGGATTGAGACCCTGCCCTACGGAGAGACGCGCGAGTATCTGCAGGCGGTGCTCTTCAACAAGGTCGTGTATGAACTTCGGCTCACCGGCGACACTAGCCGGATTACCACGATACTGCATGAAAACGTCTATGCATCCTCCGCGCCAAGCCGACCGGTGTTACGCGACTGAGCGCAGGCGCTGCGGCGTTCGGCTGCTCCCGGATCATAGCGCGTGCTCAGGCGTACTTGCGAACCTCCCGACGCTGGGCTACCACGCGGGTCGGTTTCAGGCGCGGGCAAAACGCGGTGTAGTCCATCGCTTGAGCCAACTGGGCGAACAACAGCAAATCAGTGAACAGTCCGGGGTGGGTCTTGGCTACCGAACGACCGATCCGCACACACGTGCGGTCCGGGCATGCCCGGCACTCCAACACCTGGGGATGACCGTTGCTGCGTGGCTGGGTGTAGGCGCCAGCCATGTCGGTCAGACGTTCCGCCCAGTCTTCAGGATCGATTCGATTTCCGTCCGGCGTATGACCGGTCAGTACCAGGAATGGGGGTTCGACGTCGCGGGCGTCCTCCGGATCATCGGGGTGTTCCGTGCCGTTTATCACGGGGAGGGCCCTCGGGCCGCATCCCGAACCGGTTTCGGCCAACCATGATAGTGCTTTCACTGCAGCTCTCCAGATCAGGACCGGTGTACCGTGCCCCGTTTTCCAGAACGACCCGGTATCTCTGCAAGCGCGAGCCCGGGTGGCGTGCGGGGAACACAGAGGGCGCGGCCGGCGTCCGCGGGGACACCCAGGATCCGGCCGCGCCCAACGCGACCGCTTGCCAACTGTCCGTGACCGGAGGAGGGTCCATGTAACCGGCGATATGCGCCACGTACCGGGTCCGGACACTGGATACCTAGCATCAGCCGTGCCAGTTCCCCGCGCGTATCTGGATGGCTGCAGAAACAGTGAGTTGAAATTTCATGTAGGGATGGCGGGGTCTGAGCGTCTGCACTGCATTGGCGCCGGCGCCGGAGATGGGATCCACGCCGGTGCGACTGGCGTGCGTTTCGCGCCGGCGTTCGTGCTATGGAGATATCCGCATCGTACCCGCGCGGGAGCGATACCCTCGCAGGTAGTGGCACTGGATAGGGTAACCGATGGTGATCCGGGCGCTGGAAGGTCGCGCGGGGTGACCCGCGCAACGATACGCGTCATGCGCTACCGGTTCAGGCGATCCGTCCGGCGGCGATCCGGGCAGCCTTGTCGAGGGCCGTCATCGCCCGGGCGATAACGGCCGCTCCTTGGCGGCCGCCGTCGGCGGCCCCCTCCACCACCAAGCGCGCGCTCGCGCACAGACGCAATGCGCTGACCGCGACGCCGTCCCGCGTACCGCAGCCCACCGGCTGGCCGAGTTGGCAGCGCAGGCTTGATTGCACGTCCACCCCGGTGTCGGAGCGGGCGGAATGGGACAGCAGCCGGAAGACGGCAGCGCTCTCGGTGTGGCTCAAGGGCCGGCGGTGGCCACCGTGGGAGGGACGGCAGAGCAGGAAGGGAAAGATGGTCTGGATGTGATCCCAGCCCGTGCCGCCGGCAAGCAGGCCGCGTTCGAGGGGTCCCACCGGCACGGGCATGAATACGGGGTCGGTATCCAGACGTGTGCGAACCGCGTCGGCGAACCGCGCCAGGAATTCCCTCACCGCCGCATCCGGCAACGCGCGGAAGGCGTGCAGTTGCGTGAGGGCCGCCTCCCACCGCAGCAGCAGGCCGAAGTTCGTCGCAGCGGGAAGGTGCTCCGCCGCGTTCCAGTGTGGTGGCAGATCGCCCCGTACCAGCCGCAGCGGATGATCCGCCGCCGGGAGTTGCGCAGCCAGCCGCCGGGCGGCGTCGCGGGGAACCAGCAGGGCCCCGGCGAAGGAGGGCCCAGTGATGAATTTCGAGCCGGTCAGCGCCACCAGGAATCCCCGGTCCAGGTAGGCCCGCAACGTCGCGGGTGCCAGCCGGAACTGGCAGCCGTCGACAAGGACCTGCACGGCCTGCGGTAGCCGCCCATGCAGGGCCGCGACGCACGCGGGGCTGGGCGCGACGAGTCCGGTCTTGGAGACGTCGACCATCACCACCAGTACCCGCCGGCCGGTGGCGATCGCCGCGGTGGCGAGATCTTCGACTTCGGTGTCGACGGCCGCCGCCGGCCGCGGCACACCGTCGGCGTCGCGCAGGCGGATGGTGGCGACGGTGGCGGCGCCCGTGCCGGTGGCCATGGCGGCGGCAACGCCGCGGCCGGTCTCGCACGGGTCCACCATGATGATCAGGGTACGGGCATCCGCCAGCCATTGTCCCGCGACCGCGTGGAGGTCAGTCCCCGATGGCGCCAGCATCACCTCCGGTGCCGCAGGTCCTTCCAGTCCGCAAAGCTGGAGCAGTTCGCGGCGGACACGCCCCGTTTCCCGCGCATAGACTGCGTCGGGGGATGCGTGGCGCAGCTCCGCCGCCAGGGTGGTGCGCAGTGTGTCCGCTGCCGCGTAGGCCGCCTCGGAGATCACCGACGCCGTCGAGGAGCCGAACGCCGCGAGGGTCGGATCGGGGCGTACTCCACAGCCGTAGCGGTTGACCTCTCTCCCGGGGACCAGGGCGATGCGGGTGTCGCCGCCGCCGACTAACAGTTGTTCGGTGGGCGGCAGGGAGGCTGCGCAATGGACGTTGCGCAGCCCCGAGGTCGCGGAGCGGAGCCGGTGGGGGGTAGCGGGGACGGTGCCGTTCATTTCGGTCGGTGCCGTTTCTTGGCCAGCAGGGCGCGGAACGCGTCGAAGACCTTGCGCATCTGCGGCTGCTTGTAGGGGAACAGGTCCACCGGATCCAGGGCGTGTACCACCATGGCGGTGTCGACCTCAAAGATCAGCAGGCGACCGTCCGGGGTCTCTGCGCAGTCGATGCCCAGGTAATCGAGGCGTGCCCGCGCGGCAATCGCGCGCAGGGCGGCATCATGGCGGACCGCGAACTCTTGATCGAAGCCCTCCATGAAACGGGCCTCCTCGGCGCGTTTTTCCGCGCTCTCCGTCATGCCGGCATTCGCATAGTGGACCATCCAGTGATCGGATATGGCCATGTGGCAGATATAGGGCCGGTCGTCGATCAGCACGATGCGATACTTGCGGTACTGGCCGTCGTCGCTGCGATAGTCGATGAAGGGGGTTACGAAGAACGTCATCGCGTTGTTGGCAGCGAGGTATTCCACCAACGCCTCGGGATCGGCCAGGCGCACCAGACCATGCCCGGCGTGAGATCCAACCGGGCGCACAAGGGCCGGGAATCCGCCGACTTCGAGGATGTCGGCCAAGGGCAGGGCCCCACTGGCGACGCGTTCCAGCGTGTGGCGTTCCACACGCACGGACTGAGGCAGCACGAGGCCGGGGGCGTTGCGCAGTAACTCGCAGGCCCCGTCCCGGGACAGATTGGCGATGGCGGCCGACGAATTTATCATCGGCCGCGGCCAGGCCTTGAGCAGGACCTCCAGTGCGTCCAGCAGGGGCTGGCTCGCGTCCGACTCGCCCACCGCCACGAACAGCACGTCGTGGTCTGGAACCGAGGGTGGCAGTGGCGCGTCCGCTGTCACATAGAGCAGGTCCAGATCGACATCGGAATCCTCGATGAGAAATTCCAGGGGTGTGTTCGCCATCAGGTCGCCGGGCGCCAGCAAGGCCAGCAAGCGCAGGGCCGCGGGTTGCTGTGCGGCCGCCATGTGGTAGAGCCGCTGCATCCCCAGGGCTTGGCCCTGCATGGATAAGGCGATATCGCGTTGGCCGGTAAACTGCAAGACCGTGGACAAATCCAGCAGGGTTTCGGCATGCTCCGGATGGTCAGCGGCGCGTCGGAGCAACTGCTGGCCCAGTGCCGGGAGACCGTCGCCCGCGAGGGCCATGCGCATTAGGGCCGCAATGCCGATCAGTGGTTCACGGTCGTCGGTGGCTTGCGCGACGGAGAGAGGGTTTGTCATGAGGTTTTCCTGCGTGCGTCGGTGTCGGTGAATGTCGCCCCGAGCGTGACGGTCGCGTCGAGCAGGGCATCGATGTCGGCGGTGTTGGTGCGATGGTTGACGATGGCGGTGCGGATCGCGAGCTTGCCGCCGATGGTGGTGGTGGAGGGGGCCGCGACCCCGGAAGCCTGCAACTGGGCTACGATGTCCGCGTTCACGCGGTTGGCATCCGTGCTGCGGTAGCGGAAGCACACGATATTCAGGGATACCGGCGCCAGGAGTTCCAGCTCCGGGATTGCCGCGATGCGCTCCGCCAGGTAGCGGGCCAGCACGCAGGTGCCAGAGATCACTTCACCGATCCGGTTGGCGCCATAGACCTTGAGGGTGAACCACGCCTTGAGGGCGCGGAAACCGCGCGACAGGTCGGGGCCGAAGTCGCAGGGCCACGGGGACCCGCCCGCCAACCCGCGCGCCTCGCGGCGTAGATAGGTGGTGGGCGCGGCGAAGGTGGCTTGGTGCAGGGCCGCGTCGCGCACCAGCACCAGACCCGCGTCGTAGGGTACCTGCCCCCACTTGTGGAAATCGAAGGCGAGGGAGTCGGCCCGTTCGATGCCCGCCAGTCGCGGCGCGATGTCCGGCGCCAGCATGCCGAGTGCGCCGTAGGCGCCGTCCACGTGGAACCAGATATGTTCCCGGGCGGCGATCGCGGCGATCGCGCCGAGGTCGTCGATGGCCCCGGTGTCCACGGTGCCGGCGGTCCCGGCGACGAAGAAGGGGTGCAGCCCGGCGCCGCGGTCCACCGTGATGGCGTGTTCCAGGGCTGCGATGTCCATGCGCTGTTCGGCATCGGTGGGGATAGTGCGCAGCGCATCGGTGCCGAGACCAGCCAGGTCCATGGCCTGGGCGACGCAGCCATGGGCAGCAGCGGAGGTATAGGCGGTGAGCCGCGCGTGGCCAGTGCCGCGGCGGCGCACATCCGGTCCGAGCGCGGCAGTGCGGGCCACCAGCAGCCCGATGAAGTTGGCCATGGAAGTCCCGGTGACGAACAGGCCGCTGGCAGTATCCGGAAAGCCGAACAGTTCCCGCATCCACTGGACCACTTGGCGCTCGACCTCGATGGGGATCTGGTCGCGCCCACCGAGATTCGCATTCAGTCCCGCTGCCAGCATCTCCGCCAGCAGGCCCACCGGCGTACCGCCGCCGTGGACCCAGCCCATGAAGCCCGGATGGGCGTTGCCCACGGCGTAGGGGAGAATGTGCTCCATGAAGGTGGCGTGGGCGGCGTCCAGGTCACCCGGCTCCCGGGGCAGGGGCGTCCGAAAGCCGTCGCGTACTGCCTGGGGGATGGGTTGCCAGACCGGCCGGCGACGGATGTCTTCCAGGTAGTAGAGGATATCGTCCAGCATGTGGTGGCCCTGGGCGCGGAAGGCCTGCCAGTCCGTTGGATCGAGCGAGTTGTCCCCCGTCACGGGTTCTCCCCTGGGTTGCTGCCAGTACCACGGCGGCCGGTGCCGTACCGTGAAAGGTAGCGGCTCGCGCCCGCCATCCACGAAGGGTTGGGGG includes:
- a CDS encoding ABC transporter ATP-binding protein (Uup; in Escherichia coli this cytoplasmic protein was shown to contain ATPase activity; mutations in this gene affect RecA-independent excision of transposons and affects Mu bacteriophage growth), producing the protein MLITLRDVHVQFTQDPVLDRVSLTIEEGERVCLVGRNGAGKSTLMRVLAGGIQPDQGEIDRRATLRVAQLEQDIPPDLVGSVYDVVIRGLGDSGRLLLDHDHAAHAGADPTRLAELQHALEAAGAWGAKVRVDTVLSRMQLDPEAEFAQLSGGLKRRVLLAQAVVSEPDLLLLDEPTNHLDIEGVTWLENLLLQSAAALVFISHDRAFLDRIATRIVEVDRGRLYSWPGRYAEYRRRKQAALEVERNANREFDKRLAEEEDWIRQGVKARTTRNMGRVRALEQMREQADERRNYQGRAQLKAHFGAASSRRVVEAHRVTASIAGQTVLRDFSLRIPRGQVLGVMGPNGCGKTTLLRVLLGDHAPDSGSIRYGENLQIAYFDQNRRQLNLEQDAAWNVAEGADRIDFEGHNLHVLGYLRAFLFTADRARTAVRLLSGGERNRLLLARLFAHPSNVLILDEPTNDLDMETLELLEDLVHGYPGTVILVSHDRAFVNGVVDGLLVHEGAAGFRYYVGNYDDWRRQRQDGPQGLAPQPSAPRSVAPKPAHRPLARKLSYRDQRELDGLPQELEELEAQIEGRYEAMNQSTFHRQALEDIKVAQEDLAGLKQRLEERYARWEALEALRDELQRGGGD
- a CDS encoding glutathione synthase, with translation MTNPLSVAQATDDREPLIGIAALMRMALAGDGLPALGQQLLRRAADHPEHAETLLDLSTVLQFTGQRDIALSMQGQALGMQRLYHMAAAQQPAALRLLALLAPGDLMANTPLEFLIEDSDVDLDLLYVTADAPLPPSVPDHDVLFVAVGESDASQPLLDALEVLLKAWPRPMINSSAAIANLSRDGACELLRNAPGLVLPQSVRVERHTLERVASGALPLADILEVGGFPALVRPVGSHAGHGLVRLADPEALVEYLAANNAMTFFVTPFIDYRSDDGQYRKYRIVLIDDRPYICHMAISDHWMVHYANAGMTESAEKRAEEARFMEGFDQEFAVRHDAALRAIAARARLDYLGIDCAETPDGRLLIFEVDTAMVVHALDPVDLFPYKQPQMRKVFDAFRALLAKKRHRPK
- a CDS encoding cytochrome D ubiquinol oxidase subunit I, which produces MLDDILYYLEDIRRRPVWQPIPQAVRDGFRTPLPREPGDLDAAHATFMEHILPYAVGNAHPGFMGWVHGGGTPVGLLAEMLAAGLNANLGGRDQIPIEVERQVVQWMRELFGFPDTASGLFVTGTSMANFIGLLVARTAALGPDVRRRGTGHARLTAYTSAAAHGCVAQAMDLAGLGTDALRTIPTDAEQRMDIAALEHAITVDRGAGLHPFFVAGTAGTVDTGAIDDLGAIAAIAAREHIWFHVDGAYGALGMLAPDIAPRLAGIERADSLAFDFHKWGQVPYDAGLVLVRDAALHQATFAAPTTYLRREARGLAGGSPWPCDFGPDLSRGFRALKAWFTLKVYGANRIGEVISGTCVLARYLAERIAAIPELELLAPVSLNIVCFRYRSTDANRVNADIVAQLQASGVAAPSTTTIGGKLAIRTAIVNHRTNTADIDALLDATVTLGATFTDTDARRKTS